From a single Candidatus Methylomirabilota bacterium genomic region:
- a CDS encoding PAS domain S-box protein, translating to MTRVVDSADARYRELVEAGRGLICTHDLAGILLSVNRAAADRLGYAPEDMVGRSLAEFLAPSVRSMFGQYLDRIAHQPADEGLMLVVSRAGEERVWTYSNVRGQDGGGRAYVLGHAQDITDLKRSDARAVEAEALRSVAQLALATAHEINNPLTVIIGSLQLLLARGQVSEETAHSLERVIRAAEQIRDTVRNLSRITRLELARQAPSLPEVLDLRKSSAPQA from the coding sequence GTGACGCGCGTCGTCGATTCCGCGGACGCCCGGTACCGGGAGCTGGTGGAGGCCGGGCGCGGGCTGATCTGCACGCACGACCTGGCCGGCATCCTCCTGTCGGTCAACCGCGCGGCCGCGGACCGTCTCGGCTATGCGCCCGAGGACATGGTGGGCCGGAGCCTCGCCGAGTTCCTCGCGCCCTCGGTCCGGTCCATGTTCGGGCAATACCTCGATCGCATCGCGCACCAGCCGGCCGACGAGGGCCTCATGCTGGTGGTCTCGCGCGCGGGTGAGGAGCGCGTCTGGACCTACAGCAACGTGCGGGGCCAGGACGGCGGCGGCCGCGCCTACGTGCTGGGCCACGCTCAGGACATCACCGATCTCAAGCGGTCGGACGCGCGGGCGGTGGAGGCCGAGGCCTTGCGCTCGGTGGCCCAGCTCGCGCTCGCTACCGCTCATGAGATCAACAATCCGCTCACCGTCATCATCGGGAGCCTGCAGCTGCTGCTCGCCCGCGGGCAGGTCTCCGAGGAGACCGCCCACTCGCTCGAGCGCGTCATCCGGGCCGCCGAGCAGATTCGCGACACGGTCCGCAACCTGTCCCGCATCACCCGTCTCGAGCTGGCCCGCCAGGCTCCGTCGCTCCCCGAGGTCCTCGACCTCCGCAAGTCCAGCGCCCCCCAGGCCTGA
- a CDS encoding response regulator: MPQQRILVVEDETNVRELEAEILRGEWEHVDTAVDGTDALRLLAEHVYAAIVSDLAMPKLDGRGLYEEVERRWPAVHGRLVFVTGYAEAEEYDEFLRHSGVPVLAKPFRMADLLGAVKRAFSPA; encoded by the coding sequence ATGCCTCAACAGCGCATCCTGGTGGTCGAGGACGAGACGAATGTTCGCGAGCTGGAAGCCGAGATCTTGAGAGGCGAGTGGGAGCACGTGGATACCGCGGTCGACGGCACCGACGCCCTCCGCCTGCTGGCCGAGCACGTCTACGCGGCGATCGTGAGCGATCTCGCGATGCCGAAGCTGGACGGCCGCGGCCTCTACGAGGAGGTCGAGCGGCGCTGGCCGGCGGTGCACGGCCGTCTCGTCTTCGTCACCGGCTACGCGGAAGCCGAGGAGTACGACGAGTTCCTCCGCCACAGCGGGGTGCCGGTGCTCGCGAAGCCGTTCCGGATGGCCGACCTGCTCGGCGCGGTGAAGCGGGCCTTCTCGCCCGCCTGA